A section of the Humulus lupulus chromosome 2, drHumLupu1.1, whole genome shotgun sequence genome encodes:
- the LOC133817430 gene encoding uncharacterized protein LOC133817430, which translates to MGVDYYKILNVDRNASDDDLKKAYRKLAMKWHPDKNPNNKKEAEAKFKQISEAYEVLSDPQKKAVYDQYGEEGLKGQMPPPDAGGPGGATFFSTGDGPTTFQFNPRNADDIFAEFFGSSGPFGGLGGMGGGGGMRGSRFSSGIFRDDMFGSFGEGGGGGSMNHGAPRKASPIENRLPCSLEDLYKGTTKKMKISRDIVDISGKTMQVEEILTIDVKPGWKKGTKITFPEKGNEQPNIVPADLVFIIDEKPHSVFTRDGNDLLVTQKISLAEALTGYTVHLTTLDGRNLTIPINNVIHPTYEEVVPREGMPMPKEPTKKGNLRIKFNIRFPARLSADQKAGIKKLLS; encoded by the exons ATGGGAGTGGATTACTATAAGATACTCAACGTTGATAGGAATGCTAGCGATGACGACTTGAAGAAAGCTTATAGGAAACTTGCCATGAAATGGCACCCTGATAAGAACCCAAATAACAAGAAGGAAGCGGAAGCCAAATTCAAGCAAATCTCTGAAGCTTATGAG GTTCTGAGTGATCCCCAGAAAAAAGCGGTGTATGATCAGTACGGTGAAGAGGGGCTTAAGGGTCAAATGCCACCCCCAGACGCCGGAGGACCCGGTGGAGCCACGTTCTTCTCGACCGGTGATGGGCCGACAACGTTTCAATTCAATCCTCGAAATGCAGACGACATTTTTGCCGAGTTTTTCGGGTCCTCGGGACCCTTCGGAGGCTTGGGAGGGATGGGTGGTGGAGGAGGGATGAGGGGTTCAAGGTTTTCAAGTGGGATTTTCAGGGATGACATGTTTGGGTCCTTTGGGGAAGGAGGTGGAGGTGGTTCCATGAACCATGGTGCTCCTAGGAAAGCTTCTCCGATTGAGAATAGGCTGCCTTGTAGCCTTGAAGACCTGTACAAGGGGACTACAAAGAAGATGAAGATCTCCAGAGATATCGTTGATATTAGCGG GAAGACGATGCAAGTAGAAGAGATACTAACCATAGATGTAAAACCTGGATGGAAGAAGGGAACAAAGATCACTTTTCCTGAGAAAGGAAACGAACAGCCAAACATTGTTCCAGCTGATCTTGTTTTCATAATCGATGAGAAGCCTCATAGTGTGTTCACTCGCGATGGAAATGACTTGCTTGTCACACAGAAGATATCTTTAGCTGAGGCCTTGACTGGTTACACAGTTCATCTAACAACCTTGGACGGAAGAAATTTGACCATTCCAATCAATAATGTGATTCATCCAACTTATGAGGAGGTTGTTCCAAGGGAAGGAATGCCAATGCCAAAAGAACCAACAAAGAAAGGGAACTTGAGAATCAAATTCAACATTAGGTTCCCAGCAAGGTTGTCAGCAGATCAGAAGGCTGGAATCAAAAAACTTCTGAGTTGA